The segment GTTCCCGATCCGCAGGACTCCATCGGCGTATCCGACCGTGGTCCGCTCCGCGGCCTTCACATCGCGGCCCTTCGAGGCGTCCGCCGGCAGGATCTCGACCGCGGTGTCGGCCCGATCCGCGGCGATGAACTGGACCCGCCCCCCGGGGATGTCCAGGACGGCGGAGATCGGGGCGGGGGTGTCGAACTTCTGCATGATGCTCTCCCTGGTGCTTGCGGCTCGCTGTTTCGGAACAATGGAAACGCTACGTTGCTTTCGCAGTTCAGACAACGATTCCCTCGCCCAGAAATGCCATACATGCAGGTGAGAGCAGGTTAATTGATGCAACATCCTCCCGCTTAACGCAACGAAAGAAGAGTCATTCGTTGCAATACATTGAGACTGAACGCTATGGTCGGGGCGTTGAGGAACATCGCGCAGCGCCATGGAGCACCCATGGGGCACGAAAGGGGTTGTGATGCCGGGAGGCCGACTCACCCAGCAGGAACGCCAGCAGATCGCGAGTGGGCTGGCCGATGGACTGGCCTATGCCGAGATCGCCCGCCGTCTCGACCGTCCGACCTCCACCGTGACCCGTGAGGTGACGCGGAACGGCGGCCCCGCCGGCTACCGCGCCGACCTGGCCCAACGCGCCACCCAGCAACGCGCCCAGCAGCGCGGACAGTCCGCCCCCCGGAGCTCGCAGGCGATCCCGCAACCTCATGGACGTGCCACCGAGGCTGTGCACGGCTATCAGGAGACCCTCACCACCGTCCTGATGACCCAGGGCCTGCCCAAGATGATGGCCCGGGTGCTGAGCTGCCTCTTCACCACCGACAGCGGCAGCCTCACCGCCGCCGAACTCGCCCGGCACCTCCAGGTCAGCCCGGCGTCCGTCTCCAAAGCGATCACGTTCCTGGAGAGCCAGGACCTCGTCCGCCGGGAGCGCGACGAACGCCGCCGTGAGCGCTACATCGTCGACGACGACCTCTGGTACCAGGCGATGCGCCGCAGCGCCCGGGCCAACGACCGGTTCATCGAGACCG is part of the Streptomyces qinzhouensis genome and harbors:
- a CDS encoding helix-turn-helix domain-containing protein is translated as MPGGRLTQQERQQIASGLADGLAYAEIARRLDRPTSTVTREVTRNGGPAGYRADLAQRATQQRAQQRGQSAPRSSQAIPQPHGRATEAVHGYQETLTTVLMTQGLPKMMARVLSCLFTTDSGSLTAAELARHLQVSPASVSKAITFLESQDLVRRERDERRRERYIVDDDLWYQAMRRSARANDRFIETARQGVGVLGRGTPAATRLENAARFLDFVSEGLMHAAEQGREVLHTRTSTAPDDTAQRGLTRP